In Methyloprofundus sedimenti, the genomic window GGCATGAGTGTCAACATAACAGAACGGTTTTTGTTTCTTGTTTAAATGCTCAAGGATATGAATTAATACGCTGTGTTTTAATACATCGGCAAAATTGCCTGCATGATATGAATGACGATAACTGAGCATAGGTTTTTTATTAAAGAGTGGAGTTAGTTAACTTACTGGCTGTCTATTGGGAAATCTAATGCTCTATGTTCTCGTTTAACGTCAAGAAATTCGCTCTACGCCAGAGCTAATGCTGTTAAACATTGTGTAGCATGTTGATTGCCCCGGTTTGGTTCTATTATAAGTCCCATTAACTTAAACCCATACTCCATCCCTGCCTTGTCTGCTTCTAACACCCAGCGGCACATCTGGCTTAAACGCTCTTCATGGTCTGAACCCTGAGTTTGCTCATAATCTAACCAGATTTCTGAACTCTGTACACCGCTATATTGTCGGGTAAATAAGCCTTGCCCCTTGGCATAGGCGCGCCAGTGAATATGTCGAATACCATCGCCCGACTGATAGCGCTGTAGCCCATAAAAATCATCCTGACCTTTTTCTGTATTGCCTTGCATACCCTGACTACTGTTATTTTCAGGCAAGGGGCAATCTTGCATACTTGGGCGTGGATAAACTAATGTTTTAATTTCTATATTTAAGCGGTGCCATGCGCGAAACAAGCCAAAAGGATAGCAACTAAAAATAACAGGCCGGCTAAGCACAAACCAACCGCGCTGGTTAACTTTTTGAGGCAGGCTGATGCGCATATTTTGCTGCGCGTTGATATCACAAAACTGCATACTTTCCTGTGCCAAGCCTAGTTGTATACTATAACGCTTGGTATTGCCGGGATTATCAATTATCAGACTGTTGGTGGCAAACTCACCTGCAAAGATGTCAGGGCACTGCGTTTTTTTTATAAGCAGGCCTTCCAGTGAATTGACGGTATGTAAAATGGTGATAAAAAACAGACTGGCAAGTAAAAAACACAGCAAATAAACCAGATTATTATTATAAATAAATGCGATTAGCAATAATATTGTAATCAGCAACACGAAGCCTAGTCCGCGCTTTGTAGGCAATATATAAATTCGCCTATAACTTAGGCGTATAGGTTGTGAAGATGGCGTGGATTTCATATCTAAAAAAACAACTCCTACACGAGAGAGTAAAGCATCCCCCTAAGGGATAGCAACATTCGCTAGCAAAGGGGCAACAATATTCTCTGAATTGCTGTATCCAGCGCGTAATCTATGCCCGGCAACAGGTCCCAGGACCATTTGCACATCTTCTGGTATCACTTCTTCTCGTTGCTGCATATAGGCCCATGCTTTTGCTGAATTCAGTAAAGCCAATCCTGCCCGGGGCGATAAGCCGGTATGATATTCTTCTGACTCGCGGGTGAATTTTATCAGAGCTTGTATATAGTCCAGTAAAGCAGGCGAAGCGTAAATGTCCTGTACTGCTTGTTGCATGTACAATAATTTTTCGGCAGGCAATTGTGCATCGAGTGTTGCAATTAATTTATAACGATTTTGCCCGGTCAATAATTCTCGTTCAGCATCATGATCAGGGTAGCCCAATTCTATACGCATTAAAAAACGGTCTAATTGCGATTCCGGCAAAGGAAATGTGCCTAGTTGATGGCTTGGGTTTTGAGTTGCAATGACAAAAAATGGCAGCGGCAAGCGATATGTTTGCCCTTCCACTGTAACTTGTCGCTCCTCCATCGCTTCCAATAAAGCACTTTGAGCTTTAGGCGTCGCACGATTGATTTCATCGGCTAAAACCATTTGTTTGAAAATCGCACCTTTATGAAATGTAAATTGATGCTGATCGGGATTATAAATGGTAGCGCCGATAATATCCGCGGGTAACAGGTCACTGGTAAACTGGATACGCTGATACTCCAGGCCCATTAACTTTGCCAGAGTATGCGCGAGAGTGGTTTTTCCGACTCCGGGTATATCTTCAATCAGTAAATGACCGCCCGTTAATAAACAACAGAGCGAAAGCCGAATTTGCTGTTCTTTGCCCAGTATAATATTGCTTGCTGATTGTATAACTCGACCGAGCGTCTGGTGCATGAAATATCCTTATTTTTTAATCTTACAATTATTTGGTTTACTACAGATAAGTGGTTTAAATGCTGTCATTCTCAGTCACTATTATTAAGGCAGATTTAGAGAAGCCAGCTATATTGGATGTGCTGACGTCAGGAAGCGCATCACTCGCGAAGACGTGCTTCGTACCCCAAGCACATCATATGCTTAACTTAAGAATGTAGGGGTTAATAAAATTCTATAGTTTTTAGCTAACGAAACCCAGCGTGAACACATTCTAATTATTTCAAATCCGCTTTATGCTAACTACTTACCCAAAATACCTTTCACTGCATGCAATAGGTCAGCAGGTAAAACCACCGTTTTAGAATTATCTGATTCAGATAATTCACGCATCGCCTCGATATATTTTTCGCCTAATAAATAGGTTGCCGGTAGCTCTTTATCTTTAAGTGCCGCAGTAATACTTTCTATCGCTTTACCACTCGCATCTGCTAACAAGATTTTTGCTTGTGCATCACGGCGTGATGCTTCCAAACGACCATCCGCTTCTAGAATAGCCGCTTGTTTTGCACCTTCTGCTCGCGTTACCGCAGCTCGACGCTGACGCTCAGCAGCACTTTGCTCTTCCATCGAAGCTTGCATTGTGGTTGACGGATTAATATCCTGGATTTCCACTGTTTTAAGGGTGATACCCCAATCAGCAATATCATCAGAGATACCATCTTTTAATTTTTGTTTAATATGGTCTCTGGAAGACAAGGCATCATCTAAAGACATTTCGCCAATAATCGCTCTTAATGAAGTTTGAATCAGCTTTTCTATAGCAAGCACAAAATTTTCTACACCATAGAC contains:
- a CDS encoding DUF58 domain-containing protein, with protein sequence MPTKRGLGFVLLITILLLIAFIYNNNLVYLLCFLLASLFFITILHTVNSLEGLLIKKTQCPDIFAGEFATNSLIIDNPGNTKRYSIQLGLAQESMQFCDINAQQNMRISLPQKVNQRGWFVLSRPVIFSCYPFGLFRAWHRLNIEIKTLVYPRPSMQDCPLPENNSSQGMQGNTEKGQDDFYGLQRYQSGDGIRHIHWRAYAKGQGLFTRQYSGVQSSEIWLDYEQTQGSDHEERLSQMCRWVLEADKAGMEYGFKLMGLIIEPNRGNQHATQCLTALALA
- a CDS encoding AAA family ATPase, coding for MHQTLGRVIQSASNIILGKEQQIRLSLCCLLTGGHLLIEDIPGVGKTTLAHTLAKLMGLEYQRIQFTSDLLPADIIGATIYNPDQHQFTFHKGAIFKQMVLADEINRATPKAQSALLEAMEERQVTVEGQTYRLPLPFFVIATQNPSHQLGTFPLPESQLDRFLMRIELGYPDHDAERELLTGQNRYKLIATLDAQLPAEKLLYMQQAVQDIYASPALLDYIQALIKFTRESEEYHTGLSPRAGLALLNSAKAWAYMQQREEVIPEDVQMVLGPVAGHRLRAGYSNSENIVAPLLANVAIP
- a CDS encoding SPFH domain-containing protein, translated to MEGLSVVGVLVVLVIVTVIKGVRIVPQGYKHIVQRLGKYHSTLTPGLNFVIPYVDSIVERLTTKDIVLDIPSQEVITKDNAVIVANAIAYINIISPEKAVYGVENFVLAIEKLIQTSLRAIIGEMSLDDALSSRDHIKQKLKDGISDDIADWGITLKTVEIQDINPSTTMQASMEEQSAAERQRRAAVTRAEGAKQAAILEADGRLEASRRDAQAKILLADASGKAIESITAALKDKELPATYLLGEKYIEAMRELSESDNSKTVVLPADLLHAVKGILGK